The Pirellulales bacterium DNA segment CTCCGCGGGATTCGTTGAGTCTGCTTCAGTGCCAGCGGCACGCCACGTTGCCCCATCAATAAAATCGCAATCCAAGGCACTCGAATACAAATTCGGCAAGTCGTTGCATTTCTCATTTTAAATGGGTGCGGGCTGCGAAATTTCGGGTTTAAGCAATTGGCAACGTTCGGTATGGTAGAACCACCGCCGCGGACGGAATCACGAGTACGACTGTTCTCGGTTCACTATGCCTTGATAAACTCTCCTGAGCATGAATGTGCAATTGGCGAAATTGTCGATGGATGACAGCATCCTCAAGCACTTGGGGTATGACTTCGTCCAAATTAAGGAGCAGCAGTCCGTTGGGCAGGCGCTCGCCAGCATCCGCGAAAATCCGACCATCGGGCACTTCATTTACTTCTATGTTGTCGACGATAACGGCCATTTGGTTGGGGTAGTGCCCACGCGGCGTCTGTTGTTGAGTTCGCTGGAAACTTCCATTGCGGATATTCTAATCCGCGATGTAATCACCATTCCCGAAACGGCCACGGTGCTGGAAGCCTGCGAATTGTTTACGCTCCACAAGTTGTTGGCGTTTCCCATTGTGGACGGCAAGCGCCGGTTGATTGGGGTTGTCGATGTAGGTTTATACACCGAAGGCCGGGCGGAATTCGAGGAAGCAGAACGGAGCGAAGATCTGTTTCAGTTGATTGGCGTGCATTTGGCCGAATCGCAACATGCGCGGCCGGCGGCGGCATTTCGTAGCCGGTTCCCCTGGCTGATCTGCAACATCGTGGGGGGCATCATCGCGGCATTCATTTCCGGAATCTTCCAGGCGGAGTTGGAACGCGTGGTGGCGTTGGCTTTGTTCGTGCCGGTGGTCTTGGGCTTGGCCGAAAGCGTCAGTATCCAATCGGTCAGTTTGACTCTGCAATGGCTGCATGGCCGGCCGCCCACTCTGGCCGGGTTATGGGCGAAGTTGCGAAAGGAATTTTTGGTGGGCGTGATGTTGGGAAGCGTAAGTGCCGCGCTAGTGGCCCTGGTTTCGATTGTTTGGCTGCACAATTACCGGGTGGCGGTGTGTCTATTGTTGGGAATCGGCGGCGGCATGACGGTGGCGGCGCTGATCGGCGTTGCCATGCCCAACCTGTTGCGAATGTTGCGACGTAATCCACAAGTGGCCGCCGGACCCATTGCGCTGGCCACTGCCGACATGATTACGCTGCTCGTCTATTTCACCCTGGCGCGACTGGTGACGTAGTGGCGGAAGAATTTTGTCCGGGATTTTTATTTGAGCGCCAAAACTGGGTGATTTGTCCAGCGGCTTGGCTAGGCGGGTAGCTTCCAAATTCATGCCTGGGCCCCGCCGGCCGCCCTCTTCCGGCCTGCTGTGGATAGGAAGAGGGCTGCACAAACGCCGGTTCCGCGCTGCAATTGCCAAGATTTAAATTGCCAAAGATCGCGCGCCTCCGGCCTCCCATTCGGCCGATAGGCACACAGCGCCAAACGCTGCGGGGCACATTGTATCAAACGAGTGGCCCAATTTTCGAAAGTTTTTTTCACCACGGAGGCGCGGAGCCACCGGGAAGGGGAACGATAAGTGCAAAGTGCAAAGTGAAAAATGCAGAGTCGGGCCAGGAGCGTGGGAACTGGCAGCGGGAGTACCGGCGCTGATCGGGCGGCACAAAAAAATCGCTTGACAGATTCTTCGGCCTACGTTAAAACAACGTACGTCGGTGCGACGTAATAAAATCGCCCGCCTGGCAATGGCGTCTGGAAACAATGGTGGCGTCTGGAGAAAACGGCATGTCGAAGCCCGTGCACGGATTGGGCTCGCTGCAAAGCGAAGTGATGGAATTCATTTGGAACTGCGGCGAGGCCACGGTCGCGCAGGCCCATCAGGCCATTAGCCAGCGGCGGCCAATCACCTACACCACGGTGCTGTCGGCTGTGCAAAAGTTGCAGCGCAAAGGCTGGCTCAAGCATCGCGCGGCAGGTCGGGCTTATATCTATTTTCCTACGCGCAACCGGGAGGAAGTCGGCGGCCGCACACTGAAAGAACTGTTGCGCACGGCCTTCGGCGGCGATCCACGATTGCTGCTGGCCAGCTTGCTCGACGATAACCGACTGACAGACGATGAACTGAAAGAACTGCGGAAACTGATCGAACAGCGTCGAAAAGAAAAATCGAAAGGGGGCCCGTCATGAGTCACTTGTTCTCCCTTTTGCCGGCCGACGGCTGGCAGCGTTTGCTGTGCGATGTCCTGTGGCAAAGCACATTGATCGGCGCACTGGGTTTGCTGGCCGCCCAATTTTTTGTGCGCCAAAGCGCCGCTCGGGCGTGGCTGCTGCTCGTGGTACTTTCGGCGTGTGTGCTGATTCCGGTGGCGAGCTGGGCGGCGCGGCAAATGCAATGGACAGTTCTCGCCTCCGCTACTTTCCCTGTTCCTCTGAGCGAGGACCGGGCCATCGCAGGCGACTCGCCGTGGCGAGGTGAGAGTATACACACAACTGCCACGGGATCAGCCAATGTCCCAACGATCCAAGATCAGGAGTTGCAATCCCTGGAGGTGTCGACGATCGATGACGCCGCAAAGCCGATTGCCGCTTCGCCTGTTAGCGAATTGGCGAGCGAAGCACATATGCCGGCGGATCCCCCGGTGGAACCGGGGGCTAATGGCCGCATGCGCATGGAAACTACAGCCGCGGTATTCTCAATGCTTTGGCTTGGCATCATCTGGTTGGCGGCGTCGGCACTGCTGGCGCTGCGGCTGGTGGCCAGCACTATCGCCACCCGGCGGTTGCTGCATCGGGCAAAACCCAGCGATGATGCTCAACTGTTGGCGGCGGCAACGGTGGCCGCACAGCGGGTAGGCCTTTCAGGCATTCCGCGGATGTCGATCAGCCCGCAAGTGCACACGCCGATGATTTTGGCGCTGGGTCGGCCGCAACTGCTGGTTCCGGCTGCCTATGGGCAAAACTCGCAAAAAATCGATTGGGTGGCGGCCTTCACGCATGAATTGGCCCACGCGGCCCGGCACGATGGCTGGGCGCGGCTGTGGATCGAGCTGGTGACAATGCTGCTGCCGCTCGCGCCGCTGGTGTGGGTGTTGCGCCACCGGTTCCAAATTGCCAGCGAACAAGCATGCGACGATTGGGCCGTGGCCAGCGGGACCGATCCGGTCGATTTGGCCGATACGCTCACCGCTTGGATGAATCCGCGG contains these protein-coding regions:
- a CDS encoding magnesium transporter, with protein sequence MNVQLAKLSMDDSILKHLGYDFVQIKEQQSVGQALASIRENPTIGHFIYFYVVDDNGHLVGVVPTRRLLLSSLETSIADILIRDVITIPETATVLEACELFTLHKLLAFPIVDGKRRLIGVVDVGLYTEGRAEFEEAERSEDLFQLIGVHLAESQHARPAAAFRSRFPWLICNIVGGIIAAFISGIFQAELERVVALALFVPVVLGLAESVSIQSVSLTLQWLHGRPPTLAGLWAKLRKEFLVGVMLGSVSAALVALVSIVWLHNYRVAVCLLLGIGGGMTVAALIGVAMPNLLRMLRRNPQVAAGPIALATADMITLLVYFTLARLVT
- a CDS encoding BlaI/MecI/CopY family transcriptional regulator; this translates as MSKPVHGLGSLQSEVMEFIWNCGEATVAQAHQAISQRRPITYTTVLSAVQKLQRKGWLKHRAAGRAYIYFPTRNREEVGGRTLKELLRTAFGGDPRLLLASLLDDNRLTDDELKELRKLIEQRRKEKSKGGPS